TTCGGCGCGTCGCCGCGTCCTATGCACATCCTGGTTAAGAAAGAGATGTTCAAGGGCTTCCTGGGCAAGGTTTTGCGAGGATCCGGACAGATCCCCGTGGACCGGGCCGGCGACCGCACCGCCCTGCATGTCGGCAAGAAACTGCTCGACGCCGGTCGTTGCGTAGGGATTCTTCCCGAAGGAACCCGGGGGAGCGGCTCGGCCGAAAACATCAGCAACGGAGTTGCGTGGCTCGCCCTCACCACGGGAGCCACTGTTATACCGGTTGCCATCCTCGGAACCCGTCAGGATGATGAGCATCGCGACCATATCCCCAAACCACGCCGTAAGCTCCATGTGAGCTTCGGCGAACCCATCACGGTGAAGCGCCGGAAGGGCGAACCGGGGCGTGTTTCAATGGACAGGGCGGCTACGGAGATCCGTGAAGCCCTGGCCGGTCACGTCCAGGACGCCATCCGGGCCACAGGCCAGGGCCTTCCCCTGGAACCTGCGCCCGGAAAACCCACTTCGCAGCACCGCCACTCAGCAGTAGCCGGGACGCCGGCAGACCACCACTAAGGAAAGTGCAATGAGCGATACGACTCAAAAATCCGGCCTCCACGGAGCCGGCGACGACGAATACACGCCCACCGGCACCGACCAGGTGGCGGAAAACCTGGCGGCCCTGGACGACGACGAGGCAGAGCTCCGCGCGGCCACCCTCCGGGCAGGCCTGGAGGACTACGAACTCGACGAAGAAGACGCCGCTCTGCTCAGCGGTGAATACGGCGATGAGGGCGACGAAGGTCCCCTCAAGCTGGACCCGGTCCTGGCCATCATCGGACGCCCGAACGTGGGCAAGTCCACCTTGGTTAACCGCATCCTTGGCCGCCGCGAAGCCGTTGTTGAGGACACCCCGGGTGTAACCCGCGACCGCGTCATGTACTCGGCCCGTTGGAACGGCCGCAACTTCACCCTGGTGGACACCGGCGGTTGGGAGCACGACGCCAGGGGCATCCACGCCCGCGTAGCTGAACAGGCCGAAATGGCCGTGGAGCTTGCCGACGCTGTACTGTTCGTCGTGGACTCCGCCGTTGGCGCTACGGCCACGGACGAGGGCGTCATGAAGATGCTCCGCAAGAGCAAGAAGCCGGTCATCATGGTGGCCAACAAGGTGGACGACTTCGCCCAGGAAGCGGATTCTGCTGCACTGTGGGGATTGGGCTTTGGCCAGCCGTACCCGGTGTCGGCCCTGCACGGACGCGGGGTCGCAGACCTCCTGGACCACGTCATGGACACCCTTCCCGAGTTCTCCCTGGTGGACGGTGTGGAGCGTTCAGGCGGTCCTCGCCGCATCGCCCTGATTGGTCGCCCGAACGTGGGTAAGTCCTCCCTGCTCAATAAGCTCGCGGGCTCCGAGCGCGTCGTGGTGGATCCGCTGGCCGGTACTACGCGTGACCCGGTTGACGAGTTCATCGAACTTGGCGACCGCACGTGGCGCTTCGTAGACACCGCGGGTATCCGCCGCCGCCAGCACATGGCACAGGGCGCAGATTTCTACGCCTCCCTGCGCACGCAGGCCGCGCTCGAGAAGGCGGAGGTCGCCGTCGTGCTTCTTGCCGTCGATGAGGTCCTCAGCGAGCAGGATGTCCGCATCCTGCAGTTGGCCATCGAGTCCGGCCGTGCCCTGGTTCTGGCCTTCAATAAGTGGGACCTGCTGGACGATGAACGCCGTCGTTACCTCGAACGCGAAATCGAGCAGGACCTTGCCCACGTTGAATGGGCTCCCCGCGTGAACATTTCGGCCAAGACCGGCTGGCACAAGGACCGCCTGGTCCCTGCGCTGGATATCGCACTGGAGAGCTGGGACCGCCGCATTCCCACTGGACGCCTGAACGCGTTCCTGGGCGAGCTCGTGGCAGCGCACCCGCACCCGGTCCGTGGCGGCAAGCAGCCGCGCATCCTCTTTGGCACCCAGGCATCCAGCCGCCCGCCGAAGTTCGTGCTGTTCACCACCGGCTTCCTGGACCCCGGATACCGTCGCTTCATCACCCGCCGCCTCCGCGAAACGTTCGGCTTTGAGGGCACGCCCATCGAGGTCAACATGCGCGTGCGCGAAAAGCGTGGCAAGAAGCGCTAAATGAGACGGGCATCACAGCCCACTTTGGCTGTGATGGCGTCTCCGACCTCCAACTTCGTGTAAGCTTTTGGAGGTGGTTCGGCCGGACTGCTTAGGTGAGACTCTTCGGAGGAAAACTTAGGCGGAGAACGGTGGAACCAGCGGGCTGTAGCGCAGCTTGGTAGCGCACTTGACTGGGGGTCAAGGGGTCGCAGGTTCAAATCCTGTCAGCCCGACCATAAAGGCCGGAATCACGTGGAAACACGATGATTCCGGCCTTTGGTCGTTAATGGGGGAGTTGGGCTAGACCGCCTGCAATGCGCCCAGTGCCCGCACCAGGGGCTCAAGTTCGGGCACGGTGGCGGCGGCCTCAAGAGCGGAGGCCAGGGTCTGGTCATGCACGGGCTTTGCTGCTTCCAGGAGCTTCTGGCCGGGAAGTGTCAGCTCGGTATAGATGCCGCGGCGGTCGTCCGCACACAGGATGCGGGTGAGCAGGCCGCGGTCCTCAAGCCGGTTGACCAAGCGGGTGGTGGCGCTGCTGGAGAGCGCTGTGGCCCGGGCCAGTTGCTGCATCCGCATGTGCCAGCCGTCCTGGCGGCTGAGCGCGTCCAGCACTGTGTACTCCACTACCGACAGGTCGCTCGACGCCTGGAGGGCCTTCTCGAGCTCCGTTTCGATGCTCCCGTGCAGGGCCGCAAGGGTGCGCCACCCCTGTGCCCGTACTTCGACGGCGTCATCCTTGATGCCCATGTGTCCTGTGCTCCTGACTCGATGTCCTGTGAATCGCGACGCATGGCAAAGTAGTTGCTTGCGCAAGTACCTAGCGTGTGCAACTATATATGAAGCGTCT
The sequence above is a segment of the Arthrobacter sp. StoSoilB22 genome. Coding sequences within it:
- a CDS encoding lysophospholipid acyltransferase family protein translates to MATETQLPSAGSKLWSRPVGWLLDHVIYRTIVAGKSNVPAAGPVVFAANHISFLDGPVMFGASPRPMHILVKKEMFKGFLGKVLRGSGQIPVDRAGDRTALHVGKKLLDAGRCVGILPEGTRGSGSAENISNGVAWLALTTGATVIPVAILGTRQDDEHRDHIPKPRRKLHVSFGEPITVKRRKGEPGRVSMDRAATEIREALAGHVQDAIRATGQGLPLEPAPGKPTSQHRHSAVAGTPADHH
- a CDS encoding MarR family transcriptional regulator: MGIKDDAVEVRAQGWRTLAALHGSIETELEKALQASSDLSVVEYTVLDALSRQDGWHMRMQQLARATALSSSATTRLVNRLEDRGLLTRILCADDRRGIYTELTLPGQKLLEAAKPVHDQTLASALEAAATVPELEPLVRALGALQAV
- the der gene encoding ribosome biogenesis GTPase Der; amino-acid sequence: MSDTTQKSGLHGAGDDEYTPTGTDQVAENLAALDDDEAELRAATLRAGLEDYELDEEDAALLSGEYGDEGDEGPLKLDPVLAIIGRPNVGKSTLVNRILGRREAVVEDTPGVTRDRVMYSARWNGRNFTLVDTGGWEHDARGIHARVAEQAEMAVELADAVLFVVDSAVGATATDEGVMKMLRKSKKPVIMVANKVDDFAQEADSAALWGLGFGQPYPVSALHGRGVADLLDHVMDTLPEFSLVDGVERSGGPRRIALIGRPNVGKSSLLNKLAGSERVVVDPLAGTTRDPVDEFIELGDRTWRFVDTAGIRRRQHMAQGADFYASLRTQAALEKAEVAVVLLAVDEVLSEQDVRILQLAIESGRALVLAFNKWDLLDDERRRYLEREIEQDLAHVEWAPRVNISAKTGWHKDRLVPALDIALESWDRRIPTGRLNAFLGELVAAHPHPVRGGKQPRILFGTQASSRPPKFVLFTTGFLDPGYRRFITRRLRETFGFEGTPIEVNMRVREKRGKKR